The following coding sequences lie in one Heteronotia binoei isolate CCM8104 ecotype False Entrance Well chromosome 6, APGP_CSIRO_Hbin_v1, whole genome shotgun sequence genomic window:
- the LOC132573394 gene encoding vomeronasal type-2 receptor 1-like isoform X2: MVGYASSSLLLSDKYQFPTYLRTIPSDNVQSQGMAQLVKHFGWKWVGTIAADDDYGKYGVKAFKEKIEKLGKTGDICIAFSETIPKIYSRTKIQTVVTTIKDTNATVIVVYSSDIDFHPLVEELIISNISSKTWIASEAWVTSALIAKPEYFPLLGGAIGFGVRRGYIPGLKEFLLDIHPGRDPNDDLAIEFWQSAFNCTWPNASIPYNTDNRKNVTGHENRVNFTSDHFCTGEEKLEELNNTYLDVSELRITYNVYKAVYAVAYGLHLLSICNLESGPFEGTDSKCASIDEFEPWQLMYYMKSEMRFTVLDENVNIDTKGDVYTPYDILNWQMNGTSEIAFVNVGKFDSTSEENFEFVVYNDSIFWNNPASANPRSTCNDNCQPGYRKGIQQGKPSCCYDCIKCAEGQFSNKTDARECSPCPEDYWSNADRSGCVHKEVEFLGYDDALGTTLIVLAVFGACVVLAVTGVYIKHRKTALVKANDRELSFLIQCSLVITLMTSILFIGKPVDWSCQSRQVSLALGFSLCLSCVLGKTVTLLLTHLAKNSKVAEKARMLFRPIFQKIIVLLSVLTEVGICTAYLILSPPRMYKNTQFQNIRIIFECNEGSILFLCVMFGFDVFLAIQCFLTAFIARKLPNNFNEAKFVTFGMLVFFIVWISFVPAYLSTRGKFKVAVEIFAILASSFGLLGCIFVPKCYIILLKPLRNTEEIVHGKAATNDKSAPPTSASCTSEVNNTTVSTVLED, translated from the exons ATG GTCGGCTATGCCTCATCTTCCTTACTTCTCTCCGACAAGTATCAGTTCCCTACTTATCTCCGCACCATCCCAAGTGATAACGTGCAGTCTCAAGGGATGGCTCAGTTAGTTAAGCATTTTGGTTGGAAATGGGTAGGAACAATCGCAGCAGATGATGATTACGGCAAATATGGCGTAAAAGCATTTAAAGAGAAGATTGAGAAGTTAGGCAAGACTGGAGATATCTGCATCGCTTTCTCAGAAACAATTCCTAAAATCTACTCCAGGACAAAAATACAAACGGTAGTCACCACCATAAAAGACACCAATGCCACAGTCATTGTGGTCTACTCTTCTGATATTGACTTTCATCCTTTAGTGGAAGAGCTTATTATTAGCAATATCAGCAGCAAAACTTGGATAGCAAGTGAGGCTTGGGTTACTTCAGCCTTAATTGCAAAGCCAGAATACTTTCCTCTCCTTGGCGGGGCCATAGGCTTTGGAGTACGAAGGGGCTACATCCCTGGGCTCAAAGAATTTCTTCTCGACATACACCCGGGCAGAGATCCCAATGATGATCTGGCCATTGAATTTTGGCAGTCTGCATTCAACTGCACTTGGCCTAACGCCAGCATACCATATAACACCGACAACAGGAAAAATGTAACTGGCCATGAAAACAGAGTTAATTTTACTTCTGATCACTTCTGCACCGGAGAGGAGAAACTTGAAGAACTTAACAACACTTACCTGGATGTTTCAGAACTTAGGATAACGTATAATGTCTATAAAGCTGTTTATGCTGTTGCTTACGGTCTTCATCTATTAAGCATCTGTAACCTTGAATCTGGGCCATTTGAAGGTACCGATAGCAAGTGTGCCTCAATAGATGAATTTGAACCATGGCAG TTAATGTATTACATGAAAAGTGAGATGCGTTTCACAGTGCTTGATGAAAATGTAAACATAGATACGAAAGGTGATGTGTATACCCCTTATGATATTCTGAACTGGCAGATGAATGGCACAAGTGAAATTGCCTTTGTGAATGTTGGAAAGTTTGACAGCACTTCAGAGGAAAATTTTGAGTTTGTGGTATACAATGATTCTATCTTCTGGAATAATCCAGCATCAGCA AATCCACGCTCCACATGTAATGACAATTGCCAACCTGGTTATCGAAAGGGGATCCAGCAAGGGAAACCGTCCTGCTGTTACGACTGCATAAAATGTGCCGAAGGACAGTTCAGTAACAAAACAG ATGCAAGGGAATGTTCCCCGTGTCCGGAGGATTACTGGTCCAATGCTGACAGAAGTGGATGTGTACATAAAGAGGTGGAATTTCTGGGTTATGATGATGCTTTAGGAACCACATTAATTGTACTAGCTGTATTTGGTGCTTGTGTTGTCCTGGCAGTGACTGGAGTCTACATAAAACACAGGAAAACAGCTCTTGTGAAAGCCAACGATCGAGAGCTGAGCTTTCTCATTCAGTGTTCTCTTGTCATAACCTTAATGACTTCCATCCTTTTCATTGGTAAGCCAGTAGACTGGTCATGTCAGTCCCGCCAGGTATCCCTTGCTTTGGGCTTCTCCCTTTGTCTTTCCTGTGTCTTAGGAAAAACTGTCACACTTCTCTTGACTCACCTGGCCAAAAATTCAAAAGTTGCTGAGAAAGCTCGAATGCTCTTCCGGCCAATTTTCCAAAAAATTATTGTTCTCCTCTCCGTCCTAACTGAAGTTGGCATCTGTACTGCCTACCTCATACTTAGCCCACCCCGTATGTATAAAAACACCCAGTTCCAAAATATTAGAATCATTTTTGAATGCAACGAGGGCTCCATACTCTTCTTGTGCGTCATGTTTGGGTTTGATGTGTTTTTAGCCATACAGTGCTTTCTCACAGCCTTTATAGCGCGCAAGCTCCCCAACAACTTCAACGAAGCCAAGTTTGTCACCTTTGGGATGTTGGTCTTCTTCATTGTCTGGATCTCCTTTGTCCCGGCCTACTTAAGCACAAGAGGGAAGTTCAAAGTGGCTGTGGAGATATTTGCAATTCTGGCTTCCAGCTTTGGTTTGTTGGGGTGTATATTTGTGCCAAAATGTTACATCATTTTATTGAAACCTTTAAGGAACACAGAAGAAATAGTGCATGGCAAAGCTGCCACCAACGACAAGAGCGCACCACCAACCTCTGCATCATGCACCAGTGAAGTTAACAACACTACAGTCTCCACAGTTCTGGAGGATTAG
- the LOC132573394 gene encoding vomeronasal type-2 receptor 1-like isoform X1: MVIRSWREYSPLEKVFYKGLRNLVSMKGSTEFNFRGYRWVKAMILAIQHINKNPDILPNITLGYQIYDTCYTMSKTVENSLAFLTGQNETTPVFRCSSGAPLAAVVGAGGSTLSIASSRILGLYYFPMVGYASSSLLLSDKYQFPTYLRTIPSDNVQSQGMAQLVKHFGWKWVGTIAADDDYGKYGVKAFKEKIEKLGKTGDICIAFSETIPKIYSRTKIQTVVTTIKDTNATVIVVYSSDIDFHPLVEELIISNISSKTWIASEAWVTSALIAKPEYFPLLGGAIGFGVRRGYIPGLKEFLLDIHPGRDPNDDLAIEFWQSAFNCTWPNASIPYNTDNRKNVTGHENRVNFTSDHFCTGEEKLEELNNTYLDVSELRITYNVYKAVYAVAYGLHLLSICNLESGPFEGTDSKCASIDEFEPWQLMYYMKSEMRFTVLDENVNIDTKGDVYTPYDILNWQMNGTSEIAFVNVGKFDSTSEENFEFVVYNDSIFWNNPASANPRSTCNDNCQPGYRKGIQQGKPSCCYDCIKCAEGQFSNKTDARECSPCPEDYWSNADRSGCVHKEVEFLGYDDALGTTLIVLAVFGACVVLAVTGVYIKHRKTALVKANDRELSFLIQCSLVITLMTSILFIGKPVDWSCQSRQVSLALGFSLCLSCVLGKTVTLLLTHLAKNSKVAEKARMLFRPIFQKIIVLLSVLTEVGICTAYLILSPPRMYKNTQFQNIRIIFECNEGSILFLCVMFGFDVFLAIQCFLTAFIARKLPNNFNEAKFVTFGMLVFFIVWISFVPAYLSTRGKFKVAVEIFAILASSFGLLGCIFVPKCYIILLKPLRNTEEIVHGKAATNDKSAPPTSASCTSEVNNTTVSTVLED; the protein is encoded by the exons ATTTAATTTCCGAGGTTACCGCTGGGTCAAAGCCATGATACTTGCCATACAGCACATTAACAAAAATCCTGACATTCTACCAAACATTACTCTGGGCTACCAGATCTATGATACGTGCTATACAATGTCCAAAACAGTTGAGAATTCTTTGGCTTTCCTTACTGGGCAGAATGAAACGACCCCTGTCTTCCGATGCAGTAGTGGGGCGCCTCTTGCAGCAGTCGTCGGAGCTGGTGGATCAACTCTCTCCATTGCTTCCTCAAGAATCCTTGGACTTTACTATTTTCCTATG GTCGGCTATGCCTCATCTTCCTTACTTCTCTCCGACAAGTATCAGTTCCCTACTTATCTCCGCACCATCCCAAGTGATAACGTGCAGTCTCAAGGGATGGCTCAGTTAGTTAAGCATTTTGGTTGGAAATGGGTAGGAACAATCGCAGCAGATGATGATTACGGCAAATATGGCGTAAAAGCATTTAAAGAGAAGATTGAGAAGTTAGGCAAGACTGGAGATATCTGCATCGCTTTCTCAGAAACAATTCCTAAAATCTACTCCAGGACAAAAATACAAACGGTAGTCACCACCATAAAAGACACCAATGCCACAGTCATTGTGGTCTACTCTTCTGATATTGACTTTCATCCTTTAGTGGAAGAGCTTATTATTAGCAATATCAGCAGCAAAACTTGGATAGCAAGTGAGGCTTGGGTTACTTCAGCCTTAATTGCAAAGCCAGAATACTTTCCTCTCCTTGGCGGGGCCATAGGCTTTGGAGTACGAAGGGGCTACATCCCTGGGCTCAAAGAATTTCTTCTCGACATACACCCGGGCAGAGATCCCAATGATGATCTGGCCATTGAATTTTGGCAGTCTGCATTCAACTGCACTTGGCCTAACGCCAGCATACCATATAACACCGACAACAGGAAAAATGTAACTGGCCATGAAAACAGAGTTAATTTTACTTCTGATCACTTCTGCACCGGAGAGGAGAAACTTGAAGAACTTAACAACACTTACCTGGATGTTTCAGAACTTAGGATAACGTATAATGTCTATAAAGCTGTTTATGCTGTTGCTTACGGTCTTCATCTATTAAGCATCTGTAACCTTGAATCTGGGCCATTTGAAGGTACCGATAGCAAGTGTGCCTCAATAGATGAATTTGAACCATGGCAG TTAATGTATTACATGAAAAGTGAGATGCGTTTCACAGTGCTTGATGAAAATGTAAACATAGATACGAAAGGTGATGTGTATACCCCTTATGATATTCTGAACTGGCAGATGAATGGCACAAGTGAAATTGCCTTTGTGAATGTTGGAAAGTTTGACAGCACTTCAGAGGAAAATTTTGAGTTTGTGGTATACAATGATTCTATCTTCTGGAATAATCCAGCATCAGCA AATCCACGCTCCACATGTAATGACAATTGCCAACCTGGTTATCGAAAGGGGATCCAGCAAGGGAAACCGTCCTGCTGTTACGACTGCATAAAATGTGCCGAAGGACAGTTCAGTAACAAAACAG ATGCAAGGGAATGTTCCCCGTGTCCGGAGGATTACTGGTCCAATGCTGACAGAAGTGGATGTGTACATAAAGAGGTGGAATTTCTGGGTTATGATGATGCTTTAGGAACCACATTAATTGTACTAGCTGTATTTGGTGCTTGTGTTGTCCTGGCAGTGACTGGAGTCTACATAAAACACAGGAAAACAGCTCTTGTGAAAGCCAACGATCGAGAGCTGAGCTTTCTCATTCAGTGTTCTCTTGTCATAACCTTAATGACTTCCATCCTTTTCATTGGTAAGCCAGTAGACTGGTCATGTCAGTCCCGCCAGGTATCCCTTGCTTTGGGCTTCTCCCTTTGTCTTTCCTGTGTCTTAGGAAAAACTGTCACACTTCTCTTGACTCACCTGGCCAAAAATTCAAAAGTTGCTGAGAAAGCTCGAATGCTCTTCCGGCCAATTTTCCAAAAAATTATTGTTCTCCTCTCCGTCCTAACTGAAGTTGGCATCTGTACTGCCTACCTCATACTTAGCCCACCCCGTATGTATAAAAACACCCAGTTCCAAAATATTAGAATCATTTTTGAATGCAACGAGGGCTCCATACTCTTCTTGTGCGTCATGTTTGGGTTTGATGTGTTTTTAGCCATACAGTGCTTTCTCACAGCCTTTATAGCGCGCAAGCTCCCCAACAACTTCAACGAAGCCAAGTTTGTCACCTTTGGGATGTTGGTCTTCTTCATTGTCTGGATCTCCTTTGTCCCGGCCTACTTAAGCACAAGAGGGAAGTTCAAAGTGGCTGTGGAGATATTTGCAATTCTGGCTTCCAGCTTTGGTTTGTTGGGGTGTATATTTGTGCCAAAATGTTACATCATTTTATTGAAACCTTTAAGGAACACAGAAGAAATAGTGCATGGCAAAGCTGCCACCAACGACAAGAGCGCACCACCAACCTCTGCATCATGCACCAGTGAAGTTAACAACACTACAGTCTCCACAGTTCTGGAGGATTAG